Proteins from a genomic interval of Corynebacterium deserti GIMN1.010:
- a CDS encoding NAD-dependent succinate-semialdehyde dehydrogenase — protein MTSTFDVLNPRTGAVYATVDNHTSDDWMAALSEADQHGSAWAALSPRTRSVILSEIFLELTERTEEIADIIHAESGKPIAEAQGEVAYGAEYFRWFAEEAVRLPGRFGQAPSGGGHIAVTRIPVGPVLAITPWNFPIAMAARKIAPALAAGCPVIVKPASETPMTMVKVVQIIHEVFARHDIPAGVVSIITTTHDAELSAELMADPRLAKITFTGSTNVGRILVRQSADRLLRTSMELGGNAAFVVDQHADLNQVVAGAIAAKLRNAGQVCIAANRFIVHESRATEFVELLAKAMQATDIGPVISARQRDRIAQLVDAAVTEGADLVIGGTVPEGEGFYYPATILTNIPAEARILHEEIFGPVATITTFTELADGVALANSTEFGLAAYGFSTDTDAAHYLATNLRAGMVGINRGAISDPAAPFGGIGQSGFGREGGTEGIEEYLAVKYIALP, from the coding sequence GTGACCTCTACTTTTGATGTTCTCAACCCGCGCACCGGTGCCGTCTACGCAACAGTGGATAACCACACTTCCGACGATTGGATGGCTGCACTATCCGAGGCCGACCAGCACGGATCTGCCTGGGCTGCGCTGTCGCCTCGCACCCGTTCGGTTATCCTGTCCGAGATCTTCCTTGAGTTAACCGAGCGCACCGAAGAGATCGCCGACATCATCCACGCAGAATCCGGCAAGCCCATTGCTGAAGCTCAAGGCGAAGTCGCTTATGGTGCCGAATACTTCCGTTGGTTCGCTGAGGAAGCCGTGCGCTTGCCTGGTCGCTTCGGCCAAGCACCCAGCGGAGGCGGACACATTGCGGTCACCCGCATTCCTGTCGGTCCAGTTCTTGCCATTACCCCGTGGAATTTCCCCATCGCGATGGCCGCCCGCAAGATCGCCCCAGCACTGGCAGCCGGATGCCCCGTGATTGTAAAGCCTGCATCGGAAACCCCGATGACAATGGTCAAAGTTGTCCAGATCATCCATGAGGTCTTTGCCCGCCACGACATCCCCGCTGGGGTGGTGTCCATCATCACCACCACCCACGATGCTGAGCTATCCGCCGAACTTATGGCTGATCCTCGACTGGCAAAAATCACGTTCACTGGGTCCACAAACGTCGGGCGCATTTTGGTTCGCCAATCGGCTGATCGCTTGCTGCGCACTTCGATGGAATTGGGCGGAAACGCGGCGTTTGTCGTGGACCAGCATGCGGACCTTAACCAGGTAGTTGCCGGTGCCATTGCCGCCAAGCTGCGCAACGCCGGCCAAGTATGCATCGCAGCCAACCGATTCATCGTCCACGAATCCAGGGCAACCGAGTTTGTCGAGCTGCTCGCAAAGGCCATGCAAGCAACCGACATCGGACCTGTGATCTCTGCGCGCCAACGCGACAGAATCGCCCAGCTTGTCGACGCCGCCGTCACCGAAGGCGCTGACCTAGTCATCGGCGGCACGGTGCCAGAAGGGGAGGGGTTCTACTATCCCGCAACCATTCTGACCAACATCCCTGCCGAAGCCCGCATCCTCCACGAAGAAATCTTCGGACCCGTAGCCACCATCACCACCTTCACCGAGCTTGCCGACGGCGTCGCCCTTGCCAACTCCACCGAATTTGGCCTCGCCGCCTATGGATTCAGCACCGACACCGACGCCGCCCACTACCTGGCCACCAACCTCCGCGCCGGAATGGTCGGCATCAACCGCGGGGCCATCTCTGACCCCGCTGCTCCTTTTGGCGGCATCGGCCAATCCGGCTTCGGCCGTGAAGGCGGCACCGAAGGCATCGAAGAATACCTCGCCGTCAAATACATCGCCCTTCCATAA
- a CDS encoding aromatic amino acid transport family protein has product MTTESVASTVPARTPAPGSVKKKYLSVAQGVALIYGTNIGAGILSLPYAARNGGFLALVVALLIAGTLTTISMLYIAEVSLRTNKPLQLSGLAEKYLGQWGRWLVFVAILVNSIGALIAYASGSGSLIANMTGLPPLVGTLAFFALGTFIMWKGLHTASIVEAMITIGMASIIVILCGWTILGPGLSADNLIVFHPFFIVPIMNLAVFTFLAQYVVPEIARGMDPATPKAVPRAIIIGMVATGVTLAAVPFAALGLLGTDVSEVVTISWGEALGPVAYYMANAFALLAMFTSFIAIGFTAMRNVLDIAHWSEHGWQRAVAVAFTVVPPLAISLAGLGGFVSALSYAGGFAGAIMSVIPVMLLRKARRTGDREPVWKATWQAHPIFQIVLIVVYSLAFVYSVLAIVGLVPAGWA; this is encoded by the coding sequence ATGACCACTGAATCTGTTGCCTCAACAGTTCCTGCCAGAACCCCAGCACCGGGGTCCGTGAAGAAGAAATACCTCAGCGTCGCCCAAGGTGTCGCGCTGATCTACGGAACCAATATCGGCGCAGGTATCCTCAGCCTTCCGTATGCTGCCCGCAACGGTGGCTTCCTCGCACTGGTCGTTGCACTGCTCATCGCAGGCACCCTGACCACCATCTCCATGCTCTACATCGCAGAAGTTTCTTTGCGAACCAACAAACCCCTCCAACTCTCCGGCCTCGCCGAAAAGTACCTCGGCCAATGGGGACGGTGGTTGGTGTTTGTGGCCATCCTGGTCAACAGCATCGGCGCGCTGATTGCCTATGCCTCTGGCTCAGGCTCGCTGATAGCCAACATGACAGGCCTTCCACCGCTCGTGGGAACCCTGGCGTTCTTCGCCCTTGGAACGTTTATCATGTGGAAGGGCCTGCATACCGCCAGCATCGTCGAAGCCATGATCACCATCGGTATGGCTTCGATCATCGTGATTCTCTGTGGCTGGACCATCCTTGGACCTGGTCTTTCCGCCGACAACCTTATTGTTTTCCACCCCTTCTTCATCGTCCCCATCATGAACCTCGCGGTGTTTACCTTCCTGGCACAGTATGTGGTTCCAGAAATCGCCCGCGGCATGGATCCAGCCACTCCTAAGGCTGTTCCTCGTGCGATCATCATCGGCATGGTGGCAACCGGTGTTACCCTGGCGGCTGTACCATTCGCGGCACTCGGACTCTTGGGTACCGACGTCAGTGAAGTGGTCACCATCTCCTGGGGCGAAGCCCTTGGACCGGTGGCGTACTACATGGCCAACGCCTTCGCACTCCTTGCGATGTTCACCTCTTTTATCGCCATCGGCTTTACCGCCATGCGCAACGTCCTTGATATCGCGCACTGGTCAGAACACGGATGGCAACGCGCAGTCGCCGTGGCGTTCACCGTTGTTCCGCCACTTGCGATCTCTCTTGCCGGACTCGGCGGCTTCGTCTCCGCACTGAGCTACGCGGGTGGATTCGCCGGAGCAATCATGTCGGTCATCCCGGTCATGCTCCTGCGCAAGGCTCGTCGCACCGGTGATCGCGAACCGGTATGGAAGGCCACCTGGCAAGCGCACCCCATCTTCCAGATTGTGCTCATCGTGGTGTACTCCCTGGCATTTGTTTACTCAGTGTTGGCTATCGTGGGTCTTGTTCCAGCAGGCTGGGCATAA
- a CDS encoding phytoene desaturase family protein, with protein MNYSGGQTPSSNGRHAVIVGSGPNGLTAAAVLALSGWQVDVYEAGATPGGAARSESVLGEGTISDLGAAAHPFGAASPAFHYLGLEDHGLEWAYSPYPMAHPLDNGRAGILSSTLNDTADRLGADGGHWKKIHRNVVKHIDQHLDNVLGSVLKFPKHPVKMAQFGVTAMLPAQNLANAAFASEEARALFIGSAVHSATPPTKLMTASLGLLFGALGHTRGWPVVVGGTKSIIDALLNVLNTHGGNVHCGHPIESLEPFRNADAIILNQTPKQILKMPGARIHNSSRLAKWKYGPSSYKIDYLLDGPIPWTNPDVANATTVHVCGTADEIAFAEAEVAAGKMPERPFVIVCQQQLADPSRAREGRHVVWAYAHVPRGFVDKRASALITAQIDRFAPGFRDRILSMAEHNAHNLEAWNPNLVGGDITAGTAALRRIQPRLGPGLYMASASNAPGGGVHGMPGWWAAQAVLNDHH; from the coding sequence GTGAATTACTCGGGTGGACAAACACCTTCAAGCAACGGCCGACATGCAGTCATCGTGGGCTCCGGCCCCAACGGATTGACTGCAGCTGCCGTTCTTGCGCTTTCCGGCTGGCAGGTCGATGTGTATGAGGCAGGCGCAACTCCCGGTGGGGCAGCACGATCAGAATCCGTGCTGGGGGAGGGGACCATCTCCGATCTTGGAGCGGCTGCCCATCCATTTGGTGCAGCAAGCCCCGCGTTTCATTACCTAGGGCTTGAAGACCATGGCCTGGAGTGGGCGTATTCGCCCTATCCCATGGCGCATCCACTAGATAATGGGCGCGCCGGAATACTCTCGTCCACGTTGAATGACACCGCGGATCGTCTCGGCGCTGATGGCGGGCATTGGAAGAAAATCCACCGCAACGTGGTCAAACACATTGATCAGCACTTGGACAACGTTTTGGGTTCGGTGCTGAAATTCCCGAAGCATCCCGTCAAGATGGCGCAATTTGGCGTGACTGCGATGCTTCCGGCACAAAACCTGGCCAATGCCGCATTTGCGTCGGAGGAAGCCCGCGCATTATTTATCGGTTCAGCAGTGCACTCGGCAACGCCTCCCACCAAGCTGATGACGGCTTCGCTGGGACTGCTGTTCGGCGCGCTCGGGCACACCCGCGGCTGGCCAGTTGTGGTCGGCGGGACGAAGAGCATTATCGACGCCCTCCTCAACGTCCTTAATACCCACGGCGGAAACGTCCACTGCGGACACCCCATCGAGTCCCTCGAACCCTTCCGAAACGCCGACGCCATCATTCTCAACCAGACACCTAAGCAGATCCTTAAAATGCCCGGCGCACGCATCCACAACTCTTCCCGCCTAGCCAAGTGGAAATACGGGCCAAGTTCCTACAAGATCGATTATCTCCTCGATGGCCCCATCCCGTGGACCAATCCGGACGTCGCCAACGCCACCACCGTCCACGTGTGCGGAACAGCTGATGAGATCGCGTTTGCCGAAGCCGAGGTTGCCGCAGGCAAAATGCCAGAACGGCCATTTGTTATCGTCTGCCAGCAACAACTCGCAGATCCCTCGCGCGCCCGGGAGGGGCGCCACGTTGTGTGGGCGTACGCGCATGTACCGCGGGGTTTCGTCGATAAGCGTGCAAGTGCCCTCATCACAGCCCAAATTGATCGTTTCGCGCCGGGCTTCCGCGACCGCATCCTTAGCATGGCGGAGCACAACGCGCACAACCTCGAAGCGTGGAACCCCAATCTCGTCGGCGGCGATATCACCGCAGGCACCGCTGCTTTACGACGCATCCAGCCACGCCTCGGCCCAGGCCTCTACATGGCTTCAGCGTCGAACGCCCCAGGCGGCGGCGTGCATGGAATGCCCGGCTGGTGGGCAGCCCAAGCGGTGTTAAACGACCATCATTAA
- a CDS encoding SIMPL domain-containing protein (The SIMPL domain is named for its presence in mouse protein SIMPL (signalling molecule that associates with mouse pelle-like kinase). Bacterial member BP26, from Brucella, was shown to assemble into a channel-like structure, while YggE from E. coli has been associated with resistance to oxidative stress.), with protein MTPKINVDANAHVYVPADVWVLVIEIECTHSYPAKAYEKRAAAIAEAKRVVGDIEILNEHINEWTHRGETSAEWSCRIEGTLGNHDQLKRIASTLAAIPDIKSTGPTWYVSAEGHRQGRDRAIKDAVALARHEAEILAQAAGGSLRNVTTIHLDRDYENNRAPRQNTMSELIVEVSGAPELDLNASDVSVSASVILEYEFIEG; from the coding sequence ATGACCCCCAAAATTAACGTTGACGCCAATGCTCATGTGTATGTTCCAGCTGATGTCTGGGTACTTGTCATTGAAATAGAGTGCACACACTCGTATCCAGCCAAAGCCTACGAAAAGCGGGCTGCCGCCATAGCCGAAGCTAAGCGCGTTGTCGGAGACATCGAGATCCTGAACGAACACATCAATGAATGGACCCACAGAGGCGAAACATCAGCCGAATGGTCATGCCGCATTGAAGGCACACTAGGAAACCACGACCAGCTAAAGCGCATCGCCTCGACGCTTGCCGCGATTCCAGACATCAAATCCACAGGGCCCACGTGGTATGTCAGCGCCGAAGGCCATCGACAAGGACGAGACCGCGCCATCAAAGATGCAGTGGCACTCGCACGCCATGAAGCTGAAATCCTTGCCCAAGCGGCGGGTGGATCGCTCAGAAATGTTACGACCATCCATCTCGATAGAGACTACGAAAACAACAGAGCTCCTCGGCAAAACACGATGTCAGAGTTGATTGTTGAGGTCAGTGGAGCGCCCGAACTCGATCTCAACGCAAGTGACGTATCCGTATCAGCCAGCGTTATCTTAGAGTACGAATTTATTGAAGGTTAA
- the rplJ gene encoding 50S ribosomal protein L10 produces the protein MANPKNEAALAELKARFAETDTVVLTEYRGLTVAQTTELRKALGFDVQYSVAKNTLVKIAANEAGVEGLDDLLTGPTAVAFIKGEAVDAAKALKKFGEENKAFVVKGGYMDGNALTAEQVNAIAELDNRETTLAKLAGAMKGSLAKAAGLFNAPASQVARLAVALQDKKEA, from the coding sequence ATGGCAAACCCTAAGAATGAAGCAGCTTTGGCAGAGCTCAAGGCACGTTTCGCTGAGACCGACACCGTCGTTCTCACCGAGTACCGTGGCTTGACCGTGGCACAGACCACCGAACTGCGTAAGGCACTGGGCTTTGATGTCCAGTACTCCGTCGCCAAGAACACCCTTGTTAAGATCGCCGCTAACGAAGCTGGCGTCGAGGGCCTTGATGATCTCCTGACCGGTCCGACCGCTGTTGCCTTCATCAAGGGCGAGGCAGTCGATGCCGCTAAGGCGCTGAAGAAATTCGGCGAAGAAAACAAGGCATTCGTAGTCAAGGGTGGCTACATGGATGGCAACGCGCTGACCGCTGAACAGGTCAACGCAATTGCCGAGCTGGACAACCGCGAGACCACTCTCGCAAAGCTTGCCGGCGCCATGAAGGGCAGCTTGGCAAAGGCCGCAGGCCTGTTCAACGCTCCTGCATCCCAGGTCGCACGCCTCGCCGTTGCGCTCCAGGACAAGAAGGAAGCATAA
- the rplL gene encoding 50S ribosomal protein L7/L12 → MAKLTKDELIEAFKEMTLIELSEFVKEFEEVFDVTAAAPVAVAAAGAAGGEAAAAEEKDEFDVVLEDAGAKKIGVIKAVRELVSGLGLKEAKELVEGAPKAILEGASKDDAEAAKAKLEEAGAKVTLK, encoded by the coding sequence ATGGCTAAGCTCACCAAAGACGAGCTCATCGAGGCTTTCAAGGAAATGACCCTCATCGAGCTCTCCGAGTTCGTTAAGGAATTCGAAGAGGTCTTCGACGTTACCGCTGCTGCTCCAGTTGCAGTTGCTGCTGCAGGCGCTGCAGGCGGCGAAGCTGCTGCTGCAGAAGAGAAGGACGAGTTCGACGTCGTTCTCGAAGACGCAGGCGCAAAGAAGATCGGCGTCATCAAGGCTGTCCGCGAGCTCGTCTCCGGCCTGGGCCTGAAGGAAGCAAAGGAGCTCGTTGAGGGCGCACCTAAGGCTATCCTCGAGGGCGCAAGCAAGGACGACGCTGAGGCTGCAAAGGCTAAGCTCGAAGAGGCTGGCGCAAAGGTCACCCTTAAGTAA
- a CDS encoding DUF3068 domain-containing protein, with the protein MLPKSRIFSALLLGIGVALVVWGLVAPRFVHADGRLPLDLQATTYVLHDPDAQTTINSDPLAGVVTTPVTRQLHFEVMDPASADEATIRIGDSMLRGDPDTQGFEQERLLSAAVSSFRIDRTTGEVLSDIALTNQLASPTVQYAVDGIWLKFPTDAQETTYNVVDPTLREARPADFVESTEIDGREVLHYRQVIDNANVAESFADPNNTTTLTTEDGGTTTGYFYHNVTRDFWVDQRTGLLVDLSESIDDYYGDRTGQKYEQKLLFDASLDDAAVSSLVSQAESIPNGDVSKIANTVGIVIGAILALVGLAGCFGAFGGKRKGA; encoded by the coding sequence ATGCTGCCTAAATCCAGGATTTTTTCCGCGCTCCTGCTCGGAATTGGTGTGGCACTTGTGGTCTGGGGTCTGGTGGCTCCGCGCTTTGTGCACGCTGATGGCCGGTTGCCTCTAGATTTGCAGGCGACGACGTATGTTCTTCATGATCCAGATGCCCAGACGACCATTAACTCCGACCCTTTGGCTGGGGTTGTCACCACGCCGGTGACCAGGCAGCTGCATTTTGAGGTGATGGATCCTGCAAGCGCTGATGAGGCCACGATCCGCATTGGCGATTCTATGCTTCGTGGTGACCCGGACACTCAGGGTTTTGAGCAGGAACGCCTCCTGAGTGCGGCCGTGTCGAGTTTCCGCATTGATCGCACCACGGGTGAGGTTCTCTCCGACATTGCGTTGACTAATCAGCTGGCTAGTCCCACAGTGCAGTACGCCGTGGATGGTATTTGGCTGAAGTTCCCAACCGATGCCCAGGAGACGACGTATAACGTGGTGGATCCAACGCTGCGGGAGGCTCGTCCTGCGGACTTTGTGGAGTCCACTGAGATCGATGGCCGCGAGGTTCTGCATTACCGCCAGGTGATCGATAACGCCAATGTAGCGGAGTCTTTTGCTGATCCGAACAACACTACGACGCTCACCACTGAGGATGGCGGCACCACGACGGGGTATTTTTACCACAACGTGACCCGCGATTTTTGGGTGGATCAACGCACCGGCTTGTTGGTTGATTTGTCTGAGTCGATCGACGATTACTACGGCGACCGCACTGGGCAAAAATACGAACAAAAATTGCTTTTCGACGCATCCCTTGACGACGCCGCCGTGTCCTCCCTTGTATCTCAAGCAGAATCCATCCCAAACGGCGATGTGAGCAAAATCGCAAATACGGTAGGAATTGTGATCGGAGCGATCTTGGCGCTTGTGGGCCTTGCCGGGTGTTTTGGTGCATTTGGTGGGAAGCGTAAAGGTGCTTAA
- the rpoB gene encoding DNA-directed RNA polymerase subunit beta, with translation MLEGPILAVSRQTKSVVDIPGAPQRYSFAKVSAPIEVPGLLDLQLDSYSWLIGTPEWRARQKEEFGEGARITSGLENILEELSPIQDYSGNMSLSLSEPRFEDVKNTIDEAKEKDINYAAPLYVTAEFVNNTTGEIKSQTVFIGDFPMMTDKGTFIINGTERVVVSQLVRSPGVYFDQTIDKSTERPLHAVKVIPSRGAWLEFDVDKRDSVGVRIDRKRRQPVTVLLKALGWTTEQITERFGFSEIMMSTLESDGVANTDEALLEIYRKQRPGEQPTRDLAQSLLDNSFFRAKRYDLARVGRYKINRKLGLGGDHDGLMTLTEEDIATTIEYLVRLHAGERVMTSPNGEEIPVETDDIDHFGNRRLRTVGELIQNQVRVGLSRMERVVRERMTTQDAESITPTSLINVRPVSAAIREFFGTSQLSQFMDQNNSLSGLTHKRRLSALGPGGLSRERAGIEVRDVHPSHYGRMCPIETPEGPNIGLIGSLASYARVNPFGFIETPYRRIIDGKLTDQIDYLTADEEDRFVVAQANTHYDEDGNITDETVTVRLKDGDIAMVNRTEVDYMDVSPRQMVSVGTAMIPFLEHDDANRALMGANMQKQAVPLVRAEAPFVGTGMEQRAAYDAGDLVITPVAGVVENVSADVITIMADDGKRESYLLRKFQRTNQGTSYNQKPLVNLGERVEAGQVIADGPGTYNGEMALGRNLLVAFMPWEGHNYEDAIILNQNIVEQDILTSIHIEEHEIDARDTKLGAEEITRDIPNVSEEVLKDLDERGIVRIGADVRDGDILVGKVTPKGETELTPEERLLRAIFGEKAREVRDTSMKVPHGETGKVIGVRHFSREDDDDLAPGVNEMIRIYVAQKRKIQDGDKLAGRHGNKGVVGKILPQEDMPFLPDGTPVDIILNTHGVPRRMNIGQVLETHLGWLASAGWSVDPEDPNNAELVKTLPKDLYEVPAGSLTATPVFDGASNEELAGLLANSRPNRDGDVMVNADGKATLIDGRSGEPYPYPVSIGYMYMLKLHHLVDEKIHARSTGPYSMITQQPLGGKAQFGGQRFGEMEVWAMQAYGAAYTLQELLTIKSDDVVGRVKVYEAIVKGENIPDPGIPESFKVLLKELQSLCLNVEVLSADGTPMELAGDDDDFDQAGASLGINLSRDERSDADTA, from the coding sequence GTGCTGGAAGGACCCATCTTGGCAGTCTCCCGCCAGACCAAGTCAGTCGTCGATATTCCCGGTGCACCGCAGCGTTATTCTTTCGCGAAGGTGTCCGCGCCCATTGAGGTGCCCGGGCTACTAGATCTTCAACTGGATTCCTACTCCTGGCTGATTGGTACGCCTGAATGGCGTGCTCGTCAGAAGGAGGAATTCGGAGAGGGAGCCCGCATCACCAGCGGCCTTGAGAACATTCTCGAGGAACTCTCCCCAATCCAGGATTACTCTGGAAACATGTCTCTTAGCCTTTCGGAGCCACGCTTCGAAGACGTCAAGAACACCATTGACGAGGCTAAGGAAAAGGACATTAACTATGCGGCACCGCTGTATGTGACCGCAGAGTTCGTTAACAACACCACCGGTGAAATCAAGTCTCAGACTGTGTTCATCGGCGATTTCCCAATGATGACGGACAAGGGAACGTTCATCATCAACGGAACCGAACGTGTTGTGGTCAGTCAGCTCGTCCGCTCCCCGGGCGTCTACTTTGACCAGACCATCGACAAGTCGACTGAGCGTCCACTGCACGCCGTGAAGGTAATCCCTTCCCGTGGCGCATGGCTCGAGTTTGACGTCGATAAGCGCGATTCGGTCGGTGTACGCATCGACCGCAAGCGTCGCCAGCCCGTCACCGTTTTGCTGAAGGCATTGGGTTGGACCACTGAGCAGATCACCGAGCGCTTCGGTTTCTCTGAGATCATGATGTCCACCCTGGAGTCTGATGGTGTTGCAAACACCGATGAGGCTTTGCTGGAGATTTACCGCAAGCAGCGTCCAGGCGAGCAGCCTACCCGTGACCTTGCGCAGTCTCTGCTGGACAACAGCTTCTTCCGCGCAAAGCGTTATGATCTTGCGCGCGTTGGTCGTTACAAGATCAACCGCAAGCTTGGCCTCGGCGGCGACCACGATGGTTTGATGACTCTGACTGAAGAGGACATCGCAACCACCATCGAGTACTTGGTGCGCCTGCACGCAGGTGAGCGCGTCATGACTTCCCCTAACGGTGAAGAAATCCCAGTCGAGACCGACGACATTGACCACTTTGGTAACCGTCGTCTGCGTACCGTTGGCGAACTGATCCAGAACCAGGTTCGTGTCGGTCTGTCCCGTATGGAGCGCGTTGTTCGTGAGCGTATGACCACCCAGGATGCGGAGTCCATCACTCCTACCTCCTTGATCAACGTTCGTCCTGTCTCTGCAGCTATCCGCGAGTTCTTCGGAACTTCCCAGCTGTCTCAGTTCATGGACCAGAACAACTCTCTGTCTGGTTTGACCCACAAGCGTCGTCTGTCGGCTCTCGGTCCGGGTGGTCTGTCCCGTGAGCGTGCTGGCATCGAGGTTCGAGACGTTCACCCATCTCACTACGGCCGTATGTGCCCAATTGAGACTCCTGAAGGTCCAAACATTGGTCTGATCGGTTCCCTGGCTTCGTACGCTCGCGTGAACCCATTCGGATTCATTGAAACCCCTTACCGTCGCATCATCGACGGCAAGCTGACCGATCAGATTGACTACCTCACCGCTGATGAGGAAGACCGCTTCGTTGTTGCTCAGGCAAACACCCACTACGACGAAGATGGAAACATCACTGATGAGACCGTCACTGTTCGTCTGAAGGACGGCGACATCGCCATGGTTAACCGCACTGAGGTTGACTACATGGACGTCTCCCCACGTCAGATGGTTTCTGTTGGTACCGCAATGATTCCATTCCTCGAGCACGACGATGCTAACCGTGCACTGATGGGTGCGAACATGCAGAAGCAGGCTGTGCCACTGGTTCGCGCCGAGGCTCCTTTCGTGGGTACCGGTATGGAACAGCGCGCAGCTTACGACGCCGGCGACCTGGTTATCACCCCAGTTGCGGGTGTCGTGGAGAACGTCTCCGCTGACGTCATCACCATCATGGCTGATGACGGCAAGCGCGAGAGCTACCTGCTGCGTAAGTTCCAGCGCACCAACCAGGGCACCAGCTACAACCAGAAGCCTTTGGTGAACTTGGGCGAGCGCGTTGAAGCTGGCCAGGTTATCGCCGATGGTCCTGGTACCTACAACGGTGAAATGGCTCTTGGCCGTAACCTTTTGGTTGCGTTCATGCCTTGGGAAGGCCACAACTACGAGGATGCGATCATCCTCAACCAGAACATTGTTGAGCAGGACATCTTGACCTCGATCCACATCGAGGAGCATGAGATCGATGCCCGCGACACCAAGCTTGGTGCCGAGGAAATCACCCGCGACATCCCTAACGTTTCTGAAGAAGTTCTCAAGGACCTCGATGAGCGCGGTATTGTTCGCATTGGTGCTGACGTCCGCGACGGCGACATTCTGGTCGGTAAGGTCACTCCTAAGGGCGAGACCGAGCTGACTCCTGAAGAGCGTCTTCTGCGCGCAATCTTCGGCGAAAAGGCTCGCGAAGTTCGCGATACCTCCATGAAGGTGCCTCACGGCGAGACCGGTAAGGTCATCGGCGTTCGCCACTTCTCCCGCGAGGACGACGACGATCTGGCCCCAGGTGTTAACGAGATGATCCGCATCTACGTTGCCCAGAAGCGCAAGATCCAGGACGGCGACAAGCTCGCTGGCCGCCACGGCAACAAGGGTGTTGTCGGCAAGATCCTGCCACAGGAGGATATGCCATTCCTTCCGGACGGCACTCCTGTTGACATCATCTTGAACACCCACGGTGTGCCTCGTCGTATGAACATCGGTCAGGTTCTGGAAACCCACCTCGGCTGGCTGGCATCTGCTGGTTGGTCCGTGGATCCAGAGGATCCAAACAACGCTGAACTGGTCAAGACCCTCCCTAAGGACCTCTACGAGGTTCCTGCAGGTTCCTTGACTGCAACCCCAGTGTTCGACGGTGCTTCCAACGAGGAGCTCGCAGGCCTGCTCGCCAACTCCCGCCCTAACCGCGACGGCGACGTCATGGTTAACGCGGACGGCAAAGCAACGCTTATCGACGGTCGCTCCGGTGAGCCTTACCCATACCCGGTCTCTATCGGCTACATGTACATGCTCAAGCTGCACCACCTGGTCGACGAGAAGATCCACGCACGTTCCACTGGTCCTTACTCCATGATCACCCAGCAGCCACTGGGTGGTAAGGCACAGTTCGGTGGCCAGCGTTTCGGCGAAATGGAAGTGTGGGCAATGCAGGCCTACGGCGCTGCTTACACCCTCCAAGAGCTGCTGACCATCAAGTCTGACGACGTGGTTGGCCGTGTCAAGGTCTACGAGGCAATTGTGAAGGGCGAGAACATCCCGGATCCAGGTATTCCTGAGTCCTTCAAGGTTCTCCTCAAGGAGCTTCAGTCCCTGTGCCTGAACGTGGAGGTTCTTTCCGCAGACGGCACACCAATGGAGCTCGCGGGTGACGACGACGACTTCGATCAGGCAGGCGCCTCACTGGGCATCAACTTGTCTCGTGACGAGCGTTCCGACGCCGATACCGCATAG